A portion of the Deinococcus peraridilitoris DSM 19664 genome contains these proteins:
- the trmB gene encoding tRNA (guanine(46)-N(7))-methyltransferase TrmB has protein sequence MILRLADFRFPDAPERLYPENPNGDWVLEIGFGDGRFWAEHGPNEADANYLGVELSGVSLLKAQRRLTAAGLNNAHLTRLPASTLVRAVTGPGSLARIIVNFPDPWPKAGHEEHRLLRAPFFTLAASRLRPGGEVWFTTDHEEYFQFALQEAQKSGCFTATFPEPPAAALRTKYALKWRELGLSVHHVRWRAVQSPNVPVLPVEDSQGDHVPHAIVRLPEDFQLSNFRKTVDRTGEHVVVVLDAYRHASRDQWVLLTHVEERDLTQEALVSVTVREDGSALVRLERFGGPIITAGLKAAVGVVTTFLEERGASVTHRSY, from the coding sequence GTGATTCTGCGTCTTGCGGACTTCCGCTTTCCCGACGCTCCCGAGCGCCTGTATCCCGAGAATCCCAATGGCGACTGGGTACTGGAGATCGGCTTTGGTGACGGACGCTTCTGGGCCGAACACGGTCCGAACGAGGCCGACGCGAATTACCTCGGGGTAGAGCTGTCCGGCGTGAGCCTCCTCAAGGCGCAGCGGCGATTGACGGCGGCCGGCCTGAACAATGCGCACCTGACGCGTCTGCCCGCCTCCACCCTCGTGCGCGCGGTGACAGGGCCCGGCAGCCTGGCGCGCATCATCGTGAATTTCCCGGACCCCTGGCCCAAAGCGGGCCACGAAGAGCACCGCCTGCTGCGCGCGCCTTTTTTCACGCTGGCCGCCAGCCGCCTGCGCCCGGGCGGTGAGGTGTGGTTCACGACCGACCACGAAGAGTATTTTCAGTTCGCGCTGCAAGAAGCGCAGAAAAGTGGCTGCTTCACGGCCACGTTCCCTGAGCCCCCGGCAGCGGCGCTGCGCACCAAGTACGCCCTCAAGTGGCGTGAGCTGGGCCTGAGCGTGCACCACGTGCGCTGGCGGGCGGTGCAGTCCCCGAACGTTCCCGTGCTGCCCGTGGAAGACAGCCAAGGAGATCATGTGCCCCACGCCATCGTGCGCCTGCCCGAAGACTTTCAGCTCAGCAACTTCCGGAAGACCGTGGACCGCACGGGCGAGCACGTGGTGGTGGTGCTCGACGCTTACCGGCACGCTTCGCGTGACCAGTGGGTGCTGCTGACCCACGTCGAGGAACGCGACCTCACGCAGGAAGCGCTCGTGAGCGTGACCGTACGCGAGGACGGCAGCGCGCTCGTGCGTCTGGAGCGTTTCGGTGGCCCGATCATCACGGCAGGTCTCAAGGCGGCGGTGGGGGTGGTGACGACGTTCCTCGAGGAGCGCGGCGCCAGCGTCACGCACCGCTCTTACTGA
- a CDS encoding sulfurtransferase has protein sequence MAQGPLVSADWLIEHARSDKVRVVDCRFSLSDPEAGRRAYRAGHIPGALYLDLEQALSAPKRPDGAGGRHPLPDPEALAVCLGQAGIGGEHLVVAYDEPPGGGMYAARLWWLLRWMGHDAVAVLDGGLSAWIEAGGGLDVSVVRHPPASFTPRVRPELVTDASGVMTRAENVTLIDSRAAARYAGETEPLDKKAGHIPGAVNIDWSASLDEHGYFRTPQEQRARFGPLLEQQAIVYCGSGVSATVNLLALELAGKPPGTHTRLYAGSWSDWVSDDARPIATGHR, from the coding sequence GTGGCTCAGGGACCGCTGGTAAGCGCCGACTGGCTGATCGAGCATGCGCGCAGCGACAAGGTTCGCGTCGTGGACTGTCGCTTTTCACTGAGCGACCCCGAAGCGGGCCGCCGTGCCTACCGTGCCGGACACATTCCGGGCGCGCTGTATCTGGATCTGGAGCAAGCACTTTCTGCACCAAAACGGCCTGACGGGGCAGGCGGGCGCCACCCTCTGCCGGACCCGGAGGCGCTCGCGGTCTGTCTGGGGCAGGCGGGCATTGGCGGCGAACACCTGGTCGTTGCCTACGACGAACCGCCCGGCGGCGGAATGTACGCCGCGCGCCTGTGGTGGCTGCTGCGCTGGATGGGGCATGACGCCGTCGCGGTGCTCGACGGCGGCCTGAGCGCCTGGATCGAAGCGGGCGGCGGGCTGGATGTTTCCGTGGTCCGTCATCCACCAGCGAGCTTCACCCCGCGCGTCCGACCGGAGCTGGTCACCGACGCCTCGGGCGTCATGACTCGCGCGGAGAACGTCACCCTGATCGATTCACGCGCCGCCGCGCGGTACGCTGGAGAGACCGAGCCGCTGGACAAAAAAGCCGGCCATATTCCGGGGGCCGTCAACATCGACTGGTCCGCGTCACTCGATGAGCATGGGTATTTCCGAACGCCGCAAGAGCAGCGCGCGCGCTTTGGGCCGCTGCTGGAACAGCAGGCCATCGTGTACTGCGGCTCGGGGGTCAGCGCGACCGTCAACCTGCTGGCGCTGGAGCTGGCCGGCAAGCCACCAGGCACGCACACTCGCCTGTACGCCGGTTCATGGAGCGACTGGGTCAGCGACGACGCGCGGCCCATTGCCACCGGGCACCGCTGA
- a CDS encoding CheR family methyltransferase yields the protein MIHTAPDLEHIEIQLLLEGIYQRYGFDFRQYAPATLRRRVLHALREEKLANVSSLQARVLRDEAAFERLVACLAVNVTEMFRDPQFYQAFRQQVVPVLRTHPFLRIWHAGCSSGEEVYSMAILLQEEGLLERSRLYATDLSTANLARARDGIYPQRHLAQYAKNYRASGGQGDLESYFTSQYEHAIIRTELKRNIIWAQHNLVTDGSFNDFHVILCRNVLIYFNQDLQAKVHHLLHDSLAPFGLLALGRFEPLDMGLLAGRYSTLDAREKLYRKVA from the coding sequence ATGATTCACACTGCCCCCGACCTGGAACACATCGAAATTCAGCTGCTGCTGGAAGGCATCTATCAGCGCTACGGCTTTGATTTCCGTCAATATGCCCCGGCCACCTTGCGCCGCAGGGTGTTGCACGCCTTGCGCGAAGAGAAGCTGGCGAACGTTTCCAGCCTGCAGGCGCGGGTGCTGCGCGACGAGGCGGCCTTTGAGCGGCTGGTGGCCTGCCTGGCCGTCAACGTCACCGAGATGTTTCGTGACCCTCAGTTTTATCAGGCCTTTCGCCAGCAGGTCGTTCCCGTGCTGCGCACGCACCCGTTTCTGCGCATCTGGCACGCGGGCTGCTCCAGCGGTGAGGAAGTCTACAGCATGGCCATCTTGCTTCAGGAAGAGGGACTGCTCGAGCGCAGCCGGCTGTACGCCACCGATCTCAGCACTGCCAACCTGGCGCGGGCACGCGACGGCATCTACCCGCAGCGTCACCTCGCGCAATACGCCAAGAATTACCGGGCGTCGGGTGGCCAGGGTGATTTGGAAAGTTACTTCACCTCTCAGTACGAGCATGCCATCATTCGCACGGAACTCAAGCGCAATATCATCTGGGCGCAGCACAATCTCGTCACCGACGGTTCGTTCAACGACTTTCACGTCATTCTGTGCCGGAACGTGCTGATCTACTTCAATCAGGATCTGCAGGCCAAGGTGCACCACCTGCTGCACGACAGCCTGGCGCCCTTTGGTCTGCTGGCCCTGGGGCGCTTCGAACCGCTCGATATGGGCCTGCTCGCAGGGCGCTACAGCACCCTCGACGCCCGCGAAAAGCTTTACCGAAAGGTGGCCTGA
- the ubiE gene encoding bifunctional demethylmenaquinone methyltransferase/2-methoxy-6-polyprenyl-1,4-benzoquinol methylase UbiE produces the protein MPLDSPSPHLNPVKPPVGEHAEKAQDVQAMFAQIAPRYDLLNRVLSLGVDVRWRRAAAQEALLLRPERVLDVATGTADFALELKRRAPEAQVIGCDFVPEMLEIGRRKAVQQQLDIRLEEGDALALPYPDACFDAVTCTFGFRNFARYAQGLSEFHRVLKPGGRVVILEFPPPSPGAFGALLRFYFRHILPRVGALVSGNSGAYTYLPESVLAFPDPARLALLMHAAGFDPRYRLLTFGIAALHVGDKR, from the coding sequence ATGCCGCTTGATTCGCCGAGCCCGCACCTCAACCCCGTCAAGCCGCCGGTGGGGGAGCACGCCGAAAAAGCGCAGGACGTACAGGCGATGTTCGCGCAGATCGCGCCACGCTATGACCTGCTCAACCGCGTGCTCAGCCTGGGCGTCGATGTCCGCTGGCGCCGGGCAGCTGCGCAGGAAGCGCTGCTGCTCCGACCAGAGCGCGTACTGGACGTGGCGACGGGCACTGCGGATTTCGCGCTGGAACTCAAACGCCGCGCTCCCGAAGCGCAGGTGATCGGTTGCGACTTCGTGCCCGAAATGCTGGAAATCGGCCGCCGCAAAGCCGTGCAACAGCAGCTCGACATCCGCCTCGAGGAAGGCGACGCCCTGGCCCTGCCTTACCCGGACGCCTGCTTCGACGCGGTCACCTGCACGTTCGGATTCCGGAATTTTGCCCGTTACGCCCAGGGACTGAGCGAGTTTCACCGGGTGCTGAAGCCCGGCGGGCGGGTGGTGATCCTGGAGTTTCCTCCACCCTCGCCGGGCGCCTTCGGAGCGCTGCTGCGCTTTTATTTTCGGCATATCCTGCCGCGTGTGGGTGCTCTGGTTTCGGGCAATTCCGGTGCCTATACCTACCTGCCAGAATCGGTGCTGGCTTTTCCAGACCCGGCCCGTCTGGCGCTGCTGATGCACGCTGCGGGATTTGATCCCCGCTATCGCCTGCTGACTTTCGGTATTGCGGCGCTGCACGTGGGGGACAAACGCTGA
- a CDS encoding glycine C-acetyltransferase — MTSLTSRIDAELQRLRSAGLYISPRVLEAPQRPITRVLGREVVNLASNNYLGFADHPFLKERARQFLETWGAGVGAVRTIAGTLSIHEDFETQLAEFKGTGSALVLHSGFTTNQGVLGSLLQEGDLVVSDELNHASIIDGLRLAKATKKVFKHKDMQDLERVLLENPTDGLKLIVTDGVFSMDGDIAPLDKIVEIARRYGAVTYVDDAHGSGVLGEAGRGTVHHFGFEHADDVIQIGTLSKAWGVVGGYAAGTRDLRDLLINKARPFLFSTGHPPAVVGALSAAVELIQREPHIMETLWDNTRYFKAELSRLGFDTFGSETPITPVIFGETGAAFEASRLLLERGVFAVGIGFPTVPRGSARIRNIVTAAHTRDMLDRALAAYEAVGRELGVVAG, encoded by the coding sequence GTGACCAGCCTGACCTCACGTATTGACGCCGAACTGCAGCGCCTGCGCAGCGCGGGCCTCTACATCTCTCCCCGGGTGCTCGAAGCGCCGCAGCGACCCATCACGCGCGTGCTGGGGCGCGAGGTGGTAAACCTCGCCAGTAACAATTACCTGGGCTTCGCCGATCACCCGTTCCTGAAAGAGCGCGCCCGGCAGTTTCTGGAGACCTGGGGCGCGGGCGTGGGCGCCGTGCGTACGATTGCCGGCACGCTCTCCATTCACGAGGACTTTGAAACGCAGCTGGCCGAATTCAAGGGCACCGGCAGTGCCCTGGTGCTGCACAGCGGCTTCACCACCAACCAGGGTGTGCTGGGGAGCCTGCTGCAGGAAGGTGACCTGGTCGTCAGCGACGAACTCAACCACGCCAGCATCATCGACGGCCTGCGCCTGGCCAAGGCCACCAAGAAGGTCTTCAAACACAAGGACATGCAGGATTTGGAGCGGGTACTGCTGGAGAACCCCACGGACGGCCTGAAACTGATCGTGACCGACGGCGTGTTCAGCATGGACGGAGACATCGCGCCCCTCGACAAGATCGTCGAGATCGCGCGCCGTTACGGCGCCGTCACCTACGTCGACGACGCTCACGGTTCGGGCGTGCTGGGTGAAGCGGGACGCGGCACCGTGCATCACTTCGGTTTCGAGCACGCCGACGACGTCATCCAGATCGGCACCCTCAGCAAAGCCTGGGGCGTGGTGGGCGGCTACGCGGCCGGTACGCGTGATCTGCGTGACCTTTTGATCAACAAGGCGCGCCCGTTCCTGTTCAGTACCGGTCACCCGCCAGCCGTCGTCGGAGCGCTCAGCGCCGCCGTTGAACTGATCCAGCGCGAGCCTCACATCATGGAGACGTTGTGGGACAACACCCGCTACTTCAAGGCCGAACTGTCCCGTTTGGGCTTTGATACCTTTGGCAGTGAAACGCCGATCACTCCAGTGATCTTCGGTGAGACGGGCGCGGCGTTCGAGGCCAGCCGCCTGCTCTTGGAACGTGGGGTGTTCGCGGTGGGCATCGGCTTTCCGACCGTGCCGCGCGGCTCGGCGCGTATTCGCAACATTGTTACCGCAGCGCACACGAGGGACATGCTTGACCGGGCACTCGCGGCGTACGAAGCAGTCGGACGCGAGCTGGGCGTGGTCGCGGGCTGA
- the priA gene encoding replication restart helicase PriA: protein MPALPASPPAVLTWSVAVPLPLPPYDFGVPHGFSGPVPVGHRVMVPWQGELRVGIVLGPGKEAGHRLRDAVALLDSPAEAPWVGPAFLAALAEEARLSRVPLGLLLSDILPVGLSPRLCHRVRAVEDADLSPFGQQVPGPVWQDASAFDAALLDSVRAQGLLEEDLRPKARTVSVVRVSDREGGTPLTPKQKVAWAWLREQGHVESLSTWAQGAGVSTSVVTGVMTRGWAERAEHPAPLPVLTPTGEAPKLTLDRLPEAREWRLHGGRPAVRHRLLASRLARELDIGRSVIVAVPDHATLRRTWTALSGLSSEQRGRAVQLSGQLSEEEREHVWQLIRSGEARLVIGTCTALCAPVHDLATVVVKEEGSDAHKLLSGSHAFVPELARRLARHAECQLGWTGSVPSAEVLDVPGQVLPPPVARVHVVDYANPIQAPALGPLSRADLKPGAQGYPLSHDLQKVLRQVAERGRQAVLLAPRRGYSALLRCPSCEHTPMCRHCDVPLRFHQETRELTCHQCGYRERLHERCAECGERMWQARGPGTEWIAQEVRKLLPDFPVLRFDRDRQDDLSALQQGHSGVVIGTQALLTQDALPDLALIGVTLADTWLNVSDFRASERYHRLLRQLIEWHPVRAPLLVVQTFQAGHPALRCIVDGHDAGAYPAQERQGRQLLRYPPFARLAQIEVAARDQGKAHAAATAVAQALYGKGAVDGELLGPAPSPIARLRGVYPYHLLLRVRDDARLEVLLSALDRSFPGRVRVDVHPRGVFGA, encoded by the coding sequence ATGCCTGCCCTGCCCGCTTCTCCTCCGGCCGTCCTGACCTGGTCGGTGGCCGTGCCGCTGCCGTTGCCACCGTACGATTTCGGGGTGCCGCACGGATTTTCAGGTCCTGTACCGGTAGGACACCGGGTGATGGTGCCCTGGCAGGGCGAATTGCGGGTGGGCATCGTGCTGGGGCCCGGCAAAGAAGCGGGCCACCGGCTGCGCGACGCCGTGGCGCTGCTCGATTCGCCCGCCGAGGCGCCCTGGGTGGGGCCTGCATTTCTGGCCGCCCTCGCGGAGGAAGCGCGCCTGTCACGTGTTCCGCTGGGCCTGCTGCTTTCCGACATCCTGCCGGTGGGGCTGAGTCCGCGTCTCTGCCACCGGGTACGCGCGGTGGAAGACGCCGACCTCAGTCCCTTCGGCCAGCAGGTGCCAGGGCCGGTGTGGCAGGACGCCAGCGCGTTCGACGCCGCACTGCTCGACTCGGTTCGGGCGCAGGGTCTGCTGGAAGAAGACCTGCGCCCCAAAGCACGCACGGTCAGCGTCGTTCGGGTCAGTGACCGCGAGGGCGGGACGCCGCTCACACCCAAGCAGAAGGTGGCCTGGGCGTGGCTGCGCGAGCAAGGTCACGTGGAGAGCCTCAGCACGTGGGCTCAGGGCGCGGGCGTGAGCACTTCGGTGGTCACCGGCGTCATGACCCGTGGCTGGGCCGAGCGGGCCGAGCACCCCGCGCCGTTGCCAGTACTCACGCCGACCGGCGAAGCCCCCAAACTCACCCTGGACCGTCTGCCGGAGGCGCGGGAGTGGCGCCTGCACGGTGGGCGTCCGGCAGTGCGTCACCGTCTGCTGGCTTCCCGCCTGGCGCGCGAGCTTGACATCGGGCGGAGTGTAATCGTGGCCGTGCCCGACCACGCCACCCTGCGGCGCACCTGGACAGCGCTCTCGGGCCTGAGCAGCGAGCAGCGTGGACGGGCCGTACAGCTTTCGGGCCAGCTGTCCGAAGAAGAGCGCGAGCACGTCTGGCAACTCATCCGCAGTGGCGAGGCGCGTCTGGTGATCGGCACCTGCACCGCCCTGTGCGCGCCCGTGCACGATCTGGCCACCGTGGTGGTCAAAGAGGAAGGCAGCGACGCGCACAAGCTGCTGTCGGGCAGCCACGCCTTCGTGCCTGAGCTCGCGCGCCGTCTCGCCCGGCACGCCGAGTGCCAGCTCGGCTGGACCGGCAGCGTGCCCAGTGCCGAGGTGCTCGACGTGCCAGGGCAGGTGCTGCCCCCACCGGTCGCGCGCGTGCACGTGGTCGATTACGCCAACCCCATCCAGGCACCGGCGCTGGGGCCGCTGTCGCGCGCGGACCTGAAGCCCGGCGCGCAAGGCTATCCCCTGTCGCACGATTTGCAGAAGGTGCTGCGGCAGGTGGCCGAGCGCGGACGGCAGGCGGTGCTGCTCGCTCCCCGCCGGGGATACAGCGCCCTGCTGCGCTGCCCCAGTTGCGAACACACCCCCATGTGCAGGCACTGCGACGTGCCCTTGCGCTTTCACCAGGAAACGCGTGAACTGACCTGTCACCAGTGCGGCTACCGCGAGCGGCTGCACGAGCGCTGCGCCGAGTGCGGCGAACGGATGTGGCAGGCGCGCGGGCCCGGCACCGAATGGATCGCCCAGGAAGTTCGCAAGCTGCTGCCCGACTTTCCGGTACTGCGCTTCGACCGTGACCGCCAGGACGACCTCAGCGCCCTGCAGCAAGGCCACAGCGGCGTGGTCATCGGCACCCAGGCGCTGCTCACGCAGGACGCACTGCCCGACCTGGCGTTGATCGGCGTGACGCTCGCGGACACCTGGCTGAACGTCAGCGACTTTCGCGCCTCGGAGCGCTACCACCGTCTGCTGCGCCAGCTGATCGAATGGCACCCGGTTCGCGCGCCGCTGCTGGTCGTGCAGACCTTTCAGGCCGGGCATCCGGCCCTCAGGTGCATCGTCGACGGACACGACGCGGGCGCCTACCCCGCGCAGGAACGCCAGGGGCGCCAGCTGCTCAGGTACCCGCCGTTTGCACGCCTCGCCCAGATCGAAGTCGCCGCGAGGGACCAGGGCAAAGCACACGCGGCCGCCACGGCGGTCGCGCAGGCGCTGTATGGCAAGGGCGCGGTGGACGGGGAGCTGCTGGGGCCAGCACCCTCTCCCATCGCGCGCCTGAGGGGCGTGTATCCCTATCACCTGCTGCTGCGCGTGCGTGACGACGCTCGCCTGGAAGTACTGCTGAGCGCCCTTGACCGTTCGTTTCCAGGCCGGGTGCGGGTGGATGTCCATCCGCGCGGCGTGTTCGGCGCCTAA
- a CDS encoding FAD-dependent oxidoreductase, translated as MFRSVTPRSLPQPGHLYDVAIVGAGLAGSELAWRLAGAGQDVLLVSQALDNVGNLYHQEVDFGFPPGSLFEEARERALPERTNWALHRQVKFLLEMTPGVHLLQSCVSALEVQPEAPYQLRTWEGPLLSARRVVLAVGSFLRGRLLIGHVEEEAGRLSEVAYDFLAHNLADQGLQFAERQDEAPGESGGMPYQVRYLTLSAGELQDFRVTRWPEVYALGRCVPGELDYAATLQAAARLASHLTAQLPVSPPASPNEEHSA; from the coding sequence GTGTTTCGCTCGGTGACTCCCCGCTCGCTTCCCCAGCCGGGGCATCTGTATGACGTGGCCATCGTCGGGGCCGGCCTCGCGGGCAGCGAACTCGCCTGGCGCCTCGCGGGCGCGGGGCAGGATGTGCTGCTGGTCTCACAGGCGCTCGACAATGTCGGCAACCTCTATCACCAGGAGGTGGACTTTGGCTTTCCGCCGGGCAGCCTGTTCGAGGAAGCCCGTGAGCGCGCTCTGCCGGAGCGTACCAACTGGGCCCTGCACCGTCAGGTCAAGTTCCTGCTGGAGATGACTCCGGGCGTCCACCTGCTGCAATCCTGCGTGTCGGCCTTGGAAGTTCAGCCGGAAGCGCCGTACCAGTTGCGCACCTGGGAAGGTCCGCTGCTCAGTGCCCGGCGGGTGGTGCTGGCCGTCGGAAGTTTCTTGCGCGGGCGCCTGCTGATCGGCCATGTGGAGGAGGAAGCGGGGCGCCTCAGCGAGGTGGCGTACGACTTTCTGGCGCACAACCTGGCCGATCAGGGCCTGCAGTTCGCAGAGCGTCAGGACGAGGCTCCGGGCGAGTCGGGTGGCATGCCTTATCAGGTGCGTTATCTGACCCTGTCGGCCGGGGAACTCCAGGACTTTCGCGTGACACGCTGGCCCGAAGTGTACGCGCTGGGCCGCTGTGTGCCAGGTGAACTCGATTACGCCGCGACCCTGCAGGCGGCCGCGCGGCTCGCTTCGCACCTCACCGCGCAGCTGCCCGTCTCACCCCCCGCCTCACCGAACGAGGAGCACTCCGCGTGA
- a CDS encoding PAS domain S-box protein, whose translation MDAQQVLPGSGRSDGGRVNILLVDDNDSKRMALEAALEPLGQNIVQAESGRDALRLLLNEDYAVILLDVRMPGMDGFETAALIRSRQQTESTPIIFVTAYDRAETDMLDGYALGAVDYIFAPVVPEILRAKVSVFVDLYKKTEAIKQHEQLRREHEALKARRTQDKLKRETERVRKSAEQEMRKLSSALEQTADPVFICNQSGLIEYVNPAFERVTGYSKAEAIGQPPEKLRSAPNDDSFTQHLRRVLSEGRVYRGEIVQRRKDGTLFVEENTITPIKDEHGQITHLVSTGRDVTERKRTEAQVRQLNAALEERVRERTAQLEDLNRELEAFAYSVSHDLRTPLRHMASFAELLRKELGPDPSDKARRYLDIIGTSAGRMDALIADLLSFSRTGRQDLRIVPVDLGLLVQDVWQELSSEITHRHVEFRPPDLPTVAADIPTLRQVFVNLLSNALKYSRTRELACIEVGYAQEGPEHVLYVRDNGVGFDPAYAHKLFGVFQRLHKSEDFEGTGIGLANVRRIVTKHGGRTWAEGRPGEGATFYFSLPRRENLQLTTAPARRASEKRTVSTAREQ comes from the coding sequence GTGGACGCACAGCAAGTATTGCCCGGCAGCGGACGCAGTGACGGCGGGCGCGTGAACATCCTGCTGGTCGACGACAACGACTCCAAGCGCATGGCGCTTGAGGCCGCGCTCGAACCGCTCGGGCAGAACATCGTGCAGGCGGAGTCCGGGCGTGACGCGCTGCGTCTGCTGCTGAACGAAGACTACGCGGTCATTCTGCTCGACGTGCGTATGCCCGGGATGGACGGTTTCGAAACGGCCGCGCTGATTCGCAGCCGCCAGCAGACCGAAAGTACCCCCATCATCTTCGTGACAGCCTACGACCGCGCCGAAACCGACATGCTCGACGGCTACGCCCTGGGGGCGGTGGACTACATCTTCGCGCCGGTCGTGCCGGAAATTCTGCGCGCCAAGGTTTCGGTGTTCGTGGACCTCTACAAGAAAACCGAGGCCATCAAGCAACACGAGCAATTGAGGCGTGAACACGAGGCCCTCAAGGCCCGCCGCACACAGGACAAGCTGAAGCGCGAGACCGAACGGGTCCGAAAAAGTGCCGAGCAGGAAATGCGCAAGCTCTCCAGCGCGCTCGAACAGACGGCTGACCCGGTCTTTATCTGCAACCAAAGCGGCCTGATCGAGTACGTCAATCCCGCCTTCGAGCGTGTGACGGGCTACAGCAAGGCCGAAGCGATCGGGCAGCCGCCCGAGAAACTCCGCTCGGCACCCAACGACGACAGCTTCACGCAGCACCTGCGCCGGGTTCTCAGCGAAGGGCGGGTCTACCGCGGCGAGATCGTGCAACGCCGCAAGGACGGCACGCTGTTCGTCGAGGAGAACACCATCACGCCCATCAAAGACGAGCATGGTCAGATCACCCATCTCGTCTCGACCGGGCGCGACGTGACCGAACGCAAACGCACCGAAGCGCAGGTGCGGCAGCTCAACGCCGCCCTGGAAGAACGCGTGCGTGAGCGCACCGCGCAGCTCGAGGATCTCAACCGGGAACTCGAAGCCTTTGCGTACAGCGTCTCGCACGATCTGCGCACGCCCCTGCGGCACATGGCGAGCTTTGCCGAGCTATTGCGCAAGGAACTGGGGCCTGATCCTTCGGACAAGGCGCGGCGCTACCTTGACATCATCGGCACGAGCGCGGGCCGGATGGACGCGCTGATTGCGGACCTGCTGTCCTTTTCGCGGACCGGCCGGCAGGATCTGCGCATCGTTCCGGTTGACCTCGGCCTGCTGGTGCAGGATGTGTGGCAGGAATTGAGCAGTGAAATCACGCACCGCCACGTCGAGTTTCGTCCGCCCGACCTGCCAACCGTGGCCGCCGACATCCCGACCTTGCGTCAGGTCTTCGTGAACCTGCTCTCGAACGCCCTCAAGTACTCGCGCACCCGTGAGCTGGCGTGTATCGAGGTCGGTTATGCCCAGGAAGGCCCGGAGCACGTGCTGTACGTGCGTGACAATGGTGTAGGCTTCGACCCGGCCTACGCGCACAAACTGTTCGGCGTGTTTCAGCGCCTGCATAAAAGTGAGGACTTCGAGGGTACCGGCATCGGCCTTGCCAACGTGCGCCGCATCGTCACCAAGCACGGAGGACGCACCTGGGCCGAAGGACGCCCCGGTGAGGGCGCGACCTTTTACTTCTCGCTGCCCCGGCGTGAGAATCTGCAGCTGACCACGGCGCCGGCACGCCGGGCCAGTGAAAAACGCACCGTGTCCACGGCCCGCGAACAGTGA
- a CDS encoding roadblock/LC7 domain-containing protein, with protein MQNPVYTLVSEALARVVSERAADHMLRAALRDARLSPEEVSAEEMQRVLAGPLENRLRAVMPVARAKLELSALASHVQQQYPKAPTLFPSAAPPAAATLAVSAAHQGVQLAPTASPVPVDAAPEDDIEFDLDDFELDDPGEGTRHTLPERFYDLSNVSGQDALLADLARFDGVLGVVLCDASGKVLRTRAQRGAEALGSVMVTTAGLLRHKPWRMLSADLGQQTVCVRPLGRHFVALLANNTTNFGRLIAELSVLKESA; from the coding sequence ATGCAGAATCCCGTCTATACCCTGGTGAGCGAGGCGCTGGCACGCGTGGTATCCGAGCGAGCGGCCGACCATATGCTCCGTGCCGCCCTAAGGGACGCGCGGCTGTCTCCCGAAGAGGTAAGCGCGGAGGAAATGCAGCGTGTGCTGGCCGGTCCTCTGGAAAACCGCTTGCGGGCCGTCATGCCGGTCGCCCGCGCCAAGCTGGAACTCAGCGCCCTGGCCAGCCACGTCCAGCAGCAGTACCCCAAAGCGCCCACGCTGTTTCCCAGCGCCGCTCCGCCTGCAGCGGCCACCCTCGCGGTGTCCGCGGCCCACCAGGGTGTGCAGCTGGCACCCACGGCCAGCCCGGTCCCAGTGGACGCCGCCCCGGAAGACGACATCGAATTCGACCTCGACGACTTCGAACTCGACGATCCGGGTGAGGGCACACGCCACACGCTGCCCGAACGTTTCTACGACCTTTCGAACGTCAGTGGCCAGGACGCGCTGCTCGCGGACCTCGCACGCTTTGACGGGGTGCTGGGCGTGGTGCTGTGCGACGCCAGCGGCAAGGTGCTGCGCACGCGCGCCCAGCGCGGCGCCGAAGCGCTGGGCAGCGTGATGGTGACCACTGCCGGGCTGCTTCGTCACAAGCCCTGGCGAATGCTCAGCGCCGATTTGGGACAGCAGACCGTCTGTGTCCGTCCGCTGGGCAGGCACTTCGTCGCCCTGCTCGCGAACAACACCACCAATTTCGGACGGCTCATCGCGGAGCTGTCGGTGCTCAAGGAGTCCGCATGA